Proteins encoded in a region of the Numida meleagris isolate 19003 breed g44 Domestic line unplaced genomic scaffold, NumMel1.0 unplaced_Scaffold463, whole genome shotgun sequence genome:
- the LOC110391702 gene encoding feather keratin Cos1-1/Cos1-3/Cos2-1-like isoform X1 yields MPLLVGQLGSIIKASPAPCLLIPFSHLLLLGNQVSVYLQPQDMSCCDQCQPCQPCGPTPLATSCNEPCVRQCQNSTIVIQPSPVVVTLPGPILSSFPQNTAVGSSTSAAVGSILSSEGVPINSGGFDLSCISNRYCGRRCNPC; encoded by the exons ATGCCCCTGCTTGTGGGGCAGCTTGGGTCCATTATAAAagccagcccagctccttgCCTTCTCATTCCCTTCTCTCACCTCCTTCTTCTTGGGAACCAGGTGAGC GTGTACCTCCAACCTCAAGACATGTCCTGCTGTGACCAGTGCCAGCCATGTCAGCCATGTGGCCCCACCCCTCTGGCCACCAGCTGCAATGAGCCCTGTGTCAGGCAGTGCCAGAACTCCACCATTGTCATCCAGCCCTCTCCCGTGGTTGTGACCCTGCCCGgacccatcctcagctccttcccacagAACACCGCCGTGGGATCCTCCACCTccgctgctgttggcagcatcctcagctctgagGGCGTGCCCATCAACTCCGGGGGCTTTGACCTTTCCTGCATTTCCAACCGCTACTGTGGCAGAAGGTGCAACCCCTGCTAA
- the LOC110391702 gene encoding feather keratin Cos1-1/Cos1-3/Cos2-1-like isoform X2 — protein sequence MPLLVGQLGSIIKASPAPCLLIPFSHLLLLGNQVYLQPQDMSCCDQCQPCQPCGPTPLATSCNEPCVRQCQNSTIVIQPSPVVVTLPGPILSSFPQNTAVGSSTSAAVGSILSSEGVPINSGGFDLSCISNRYCGRRCNPC from the exons ATGCCCCTGCTTGTGGGGCAGCTTGGGTCCATTATAAAagccagcccagctccttgCCTTCTCATTCCCTTCTCTCACCTCCTTCTTCTTGGGAACCAG GTGTACCTCCAACCTCAAGACATGTCCTGCTGTGACCAGTGCCAGCCATGTCAGCCATGTGGCCCCACCCCTCTGGCCACCAGCTGCAATGAGCCCTGTGTCAGGCAGTGCCAGAACTCCACCATTGTCATCCAGCCCTCTCCCGTGGTTGTGACCCTGCCCGgacccatcctcagctccttcccacagAACACCGCCGTGGGATCCTCCACCTccgctgctgttggcagcatcctcagctctgagGGCGTGCCCATCAACTCCGGGGGCTTTGACCTTTCCTGCATTTCCAACCGCTACTGTGGCAGAAGGTGCAACCCCTGCTAA